The genomic window ATGCCAAGTCAAACTTTTGAAACACTTTTTGGACAATTTCAGTCTAGCCCCCAAGACCCTTTAGCTAGTATGGGGCAATCAACAGCAAAAAATTTTAATGCGTTCAATGTTCAGATTAGTTGTTTATTGGATCATGTCAATTTTCTTGAGAAGGTTGATCAACAAGATCCTATCTTGAAATCTCAATTCTCTCGCAAAACATTTGAACAAGACGTTATTTCTGTATTTAATCAATTGGAAGATAACATAAGAACGCTTAGCCAAAGTGCTGTCCCTATTCTCAAGGCAATGAGGCACTCAAACAGTCTTGAGATAGGATTTGAGCAATTACGAGACGGACTACGGCAAACTGGCTCGGTTCAGTTCTTGGAATTGATGCAAGAGACTTTTGAGCAACAGCCAATCTCAGGGGAAGTGAATCAACTCGTCAGTTCTGAAAATCTTCAACAGTTATTTCAGAAGATAAAGAATAGTCAAATTCAAAGCTTCGTTGATGTTCAAGATGAGAAGTTGCATTTTAATATTCAGAAAGATCAGAATGAGGAATTTTTTGTTAAATTACCTGATAAGAATCAACAGAAAACGTCACTTAATCAATTAATACATCAAGATGATGTTGACGAGATATTAAATGCTTTTCTTCAAGGAGAGATAATCAACGCCTTTGTCATCTCTCAGGAAACTCAAAAGTCAGACACTATAACCATTGATGATATCCTGGTTGACCTAGGGTTGATTCCATCTCATGTATTGCATGAGCGTGTTCGTGAGCTAGAAGATGTGGGTTTGCCAGTCTATCAAGGAAATGATGGGGGCTTAAGTGCATTAGCGATCACTGGATTAATTATTGTTGGCGTTGGTATTGCTGCAGCACTCGTCGGTGCAGCTTTACTGATAGCCTGTAATACCACTGGTGATGACGATCTGTGTCGCTACGGTTTATGGACATTAACTCTTGGTCTGGCGACAGCTGCCACTGGTTTGTTTCTTTTGTCTTGTGCCTATGGCGGCTGTGCCATAGCTGCTGAGCTTGCTGTGGAGGCTTTTAAGAGAATTTGAAAAATGATTTTTTATGATTTCTTGTGGCTTCCTGAACACATTGTTAACGACTTGAGGTTCTGTTTTCAGAAAACCTCTTTAGTTGGTAGTGAGTGTTGCGGTCTGATTCTGGGTAGCTATCAAAAATATATTGCTCATGCGCAACAGCTTCTCCCTGTTCATAATGTGCATCAACAGAAAAATAGCTTTATGCTACCGTTACATACCTATCGTCAAGCCAAGTATATAAGCAAAAAGTGTAATTGGGATATTATCGGAATCTATCATAGTCATCCAAATGGTAAGCCCTATCCGAGTCCTATGGATGTTCGTGGCATAGAAAACTCCGACTATCCTTGGCTTATACTAGCACCTGCTTGTAATAAACAAGCTGGACTCGAATTAGTTGCATTTCAGCCAGGTACAATGAAGCCGATCACCATTCATACCAAATCCGCTTTAGATACCCCCTTTAAAAATTAATAGCTTCACCCATGAAAACCCTTCTGCCCTCTGCCTCCTGCCTCCTGCCTGTTCTCAACGATAAGATAGGTTTGAAAAACAGGATTTGGTATCAATGTCAAAAAGATACATTTAGGAAACATAACGAATCACAAATTCCCTACTCCAGCAGACATTATTAGCTGTTTCTTTCCCCCTAAATTGGCAAAAGGGGTCAACAAAAGTTGAACCCTACAATAAAAGTAAATTGTAAATCGTTGATTTTAACTATTTACTTTAAACTAGAACTAATAGCGGGAGGCGGATTTGAACCACCGACCTTCGGGTTATGAGCCCGACGAGCTACCAGACTGCTCTATCCCGCGTCGCCTTTCCTAGTATAACAGTAAGGTCTAAAAAATTGCAAGCTTTTTTTAAAAAAAAGATAACAGGTTTAGGAAATAGGCAACAGGCAAGGGTTACAGGCACTAACAAAATCAAGACATGACTAACTCCCCTTCTACTTCTAACCGTTTATAATTGCTTAACATCATAAAATTTTCCGCCAGACTTTCTGCGACACTGGGACTGATCCAACCCATTTGCCGTAGGATATGGATAGCTACAGCCGACTTAGCCCGTTTTGAGCCGTCGAGGACTTTGATGGCGAGTCCCATGCCTTCGCCAACACGGCCAATACATTGAATGCCTTCAGCCCCTGCTTTACTGACTAATTCTCCTTCTGTCAAACGCATTAACTCGGTGTCGAATGACCCGGCCCCTGCTACCATAGTGGGGTAATAGGTCATCGATCGCAAAATCCGTTCTAAGTCGAGGCGTTTCCCAGAGGACAGTTGTGCGTATAAATGAGCCATTTGGGAAAGTTTCATCGAATAAGTGGGTGCGCCACAATCATCGTGTGCGCCAATCAATTCAGCCCCTGGAATGCTCAATAATTCGCCAATTTTGTCTAAAATTAACTTCTGTACGGCAGATGATCGCTTTAAATAGGTGTTTAAAGGCCAGCCTCGTTGCTGACACACAGCTAACATTCCAGCGTGTTTTCCGGAACAATTATGTTGAAGAGGACTACTTCCCCCTTCAGGAATGGGACATTGTAAGGCACTGGGATCAATATCAGCCCGCCACAACACATTAAACACTTGCCTAGCTTGTTCGACTGTACCTTGATGGGAACTACAGATAATCGCTAAGTCTTTATCGCTTAAATCATAGCGTTCTAAGACTCCTGTGGACATCACCCCCAAAGCTTGAAAGGGTTTGAGGGCTGAACGAACAAAAGAAGTGGTTTCTGAGTTACCAGCGACGGATAAGACTCGGCCACGATCATCACAGACAGTGGCTTCAATGTAATGGGTTGATTCGACGATCCCTTCTCGCAAGAGGTGAACTTCTAGTTTTGGTGTGATGTGACGTTTTGCTCTGCTGGTCATAAATAATTAACTTGAATTATAAACATAGCCAAACCATGCTATCCCCTGCCATAAATAGGGCTAATATTCCTGTGGTGCGGGTTAAGCGTTCCAAGATGGGGTTAATTTGATAGGAGACTATGAGTCGATCGCGGGTTAACATTTCTGGGGGTTTAGGCCAGGTTTGCCCGTCGTACCATCCTGACTCTTCGTAGAAGATGGTTTCTTTTTTCAGGCGATCGCTAACATAGTGCCACCCAAAAAATAACTGTAGTAAGATCAAGGCCAAAATAAATCCGGCACCTAAATTACTAAAGAGAACAAAAGGCAGCACAGATTGACTCGGAGAAAAACTAGCTGCTGCAATGGGACTGGTAATCAGCCACCCTATTGTCCAAACAATAGCTATTTTACGCCAAAATAGTGGGTTGTCTAAGGTTGCCCACCGAAAAAACCAAGATTCTTTTAACTCTTCATATTCGTTCACTGGTTGTTGTTCTAGGGGGACTGGACACACTTGTAAAGATGATTCCCTCATAGCCGTGATGATTGTGTAACTTCTAGTGATGAAAATTCTAACCTTTCTGCATGACCCCAGAAGGCTTCTAAGTTATAAAATTCTCGTTCTTCAGGTAAAAAGATATGAACGATCACATCTCCGAAGTCTTGTAAAACCCAGTTACCGTCGTTTTTTCCTTCTGTTTGTCTGGGAACTTGTTGATGGGTTTGATAGACTTTTTCTTCGATCGCTTCTGCGATGGCTTTAACTTGAGTGCGAGAAAACCCTGTCACAATGACAAAATAATCTGTTAGATAGGAAATTTCTGTGACTTTGAGGATGGTGATGTCACTGCCTTTGCGATCATCGGCTGCTTCGGCTATGGTGAGAGCTAGGTTTTGGATTTGTTGGTCGCTGGTATTTTCGATCACTGTTAAGTTGCTTGAATAGTTGGCGATAGTATTTTCGTAATGGGTCATTTATATTTCTATATATTGTACAGATTTTTTTTTAAGATGAGGGCATCAATGGCTCGGTGTTAATAAACTTAACTAACTACTGCGATTAACCTCTTCTTCTAACCAGGGATCAACTGCTTGCCCATCTTTGCGTTTTAATTCAATTCTGATGCTTGTGTTGAGGTTAGAATTAGTAGGGACTGGTTGAGGGTGAAATGAAATATCGTAGGCATTGGGGTCTTCGTTTTGTTCTCTTAACCAATCTTGCACTTTAATGGCACAAAAAAAGGATTGTCCTTGCTCAAACATCCGAGATATTTGCATTTGTAGGGTGTGGGGATTAACTCTAGGCATAAATTCTTCTATTTAACGTTTAATCTTATTTTCATTCTAGCTAATATTTTCCCCTTGTAACACAATTTTCTACACTGTTTCAACAACTTTTAACAAACTGGTTGCTTAAGTTGTTATCAGCTAATCTTATAAAGGACTTGGAGCGAAATTTACCACCTGTTGATCATCTTGATTAATTAAATAAACCGTCTAAAAATAGGTTTATATATTGAGTATCTGATTTTTATATTATTTCTGGTCAACAAATGTTTAAATTTAAAGATAATTGTTGACTTTTGATGACAGTTTTTTCGGTTTGATAGTTTCTAATAAAAATTTCTTGTCCTTTTTTGGCTTTTCCTTGTTTATAATTATTCATGCCATATTGTAACTGCCAAGGAATAATATTAAAGTCTTGAAAATAGTTTCTAATCTCTTGAGCATCATCATAAGTAATTAACCATTTATGCTGACATTCTTTCATGGTTTCGGCAAAGTCTTGATGATTAAATAAGGTATGTAAGTCGCCATCTTTGCCATATAGTTTAGATTTAGTTGCGGTTAAATAAGGAGGATCTAAAAAAATAAATGTATTTTCACATTTGTTGTTGATAACTTCTCGATAATCTAAGTTGGTAATACGAATTTCTGGAAGAATATGACCCAACTTTTCAACCCGAGCAATAGATGATTCTGTAAATCTACTGTTAAAGGATCTTTCTGAGTAGCCTCCTGATTCAATAGTTCCTGAAAAAGTAATCCTATTTAATACAAAAAAGCGCACTGCTCTATCAAAATTGGATATTTTTTCTACATCAACTTGACTTAATTCTGTAAATAATTCCCGTCCATTTTTTCTATTTTTTTTGATGTTTCTAAGTTCAGTAACTAATGTTTTTAAATCTGACTGGGCAACTTTCCAAAATAAGTACAATTCTGGGTTTAAATCATTAATCCAAATGTCAATATTCGGATAAATTTGTTTAAGATAAATAAACACCGAACCACCCCCAACAAATGGCTCTCGATACTCAGAAAAATTGTTAGGTAATTGTTCTTGTATTTGTTTAACTGCTCTTGATTTTCCACCAGGATAACGTAAGGGACTTTTAATCATAATTTAGCCTAAATTTTTAAGATTAATATTTAATAATTATCAGATAAACTCAGCATTAAATAAAGAAATTTTATAGCATTATTCTGACTTTAAGATATTAAGAAATATTGATTTTGATTAAATTGCATTTTTATTATGCGTTTTTTGTATAATTTTTTGGTATAAGTTGATACAATTAGACGACACTGTTACCAAAAAATAGTTATGTATCGTCAACAGACTGCACAAATTCTTAAAGCTAACTTACAAATTGTACCCACACTGATTGATTATTTAGAACAGGGTGAGGTGGTTTTATTACCGACGGATACGGTTTACACTTTAGTTGTCAATGGTTTAAAGCCTAAAGCGATCGCAAAATTGCGAAAAATTAAAAAATTTGGACAAGATCAACCCCTAGGAATTTTAACCAGAGGAAATAAAGCAGAAGAAGTGGCAATTTTAAACACTTCAGCAAAACGCATGATATCCCATTTTCCCTATCCTATTACTATGATTGTACAGGCTCATCCTCAATTAAATCGAGAAATTACCCAAGGATTTTCTAAAATTTTTCTCTCTTGTCCTGACCCTTTTATTTATGATTTAGTAGAGCAAATTCCTTTTCCTTTAGTATCAGCAACTGCTAAAGTAGGAGGTGAACCTATTGTTAGTTTTGACGCAGCACAACGCTATTTTAGGGATATCATTCCTTTAATCGTAGATGGAGGACGTAGTCGTTATGGACGCAGGGGAACATTAATTGATTTTACTGTAGAATATCCAACTATTATGAATTTTGGACCGATTTCTGTAGATGATCTGCGTCCATTATTACCAGAGATTATTCTCCCGTCTCATTTAATGAAGTAAGGATTAATTTTTCTGTATCCCATCATTTAAACTTTAAAACTTTTTGACCTAAGTTTTGTCCTCAACACTGAGTTTTAATGATGGTGTTTATCCTATTTATGTCTGTAAAATTTAATACATTTCATAAATTCTCTTGTCATGATTTCATGGTAATAATTAATAGAAAAACAGGGCAAAATATCAACAAATAATAAGAAAATTTACAGCATCAAAACTTATCTAAATAACAGTTAAATAAACCTTAAATCATGCCAAGAAATGGCTAAAATTATAGCATAATGA from Crocosphaera subtropica ATCC 51142 includes these protein-coding regions:
- a CDS encoding DNA adenine methylase; this encodes MIKSPLRYPGGKSRAVKQIQEQLPNNFSEYREPFVGGGSVFIYLKQIYPNIDIWINDLNPELYLFWKVAQSDLKTLVTELRNIKKNRKNGRELFTELSQVDVEKISNFDRAVRFFVLNRITFSGTIESGGYSERSFNSRFTESSIARVEKLGHILPEIRITNLDYREVINNKCENTFIFLDPPYLTATKSKLYGKDGDLHTLFNHQDFAETMKECQHKWLITYDDAQEIRNYFQDFNIIPWQLQYGMNNYKQGKAKKGQEIFIRNYQTEKTVIKSQQLSLNLNIC
- a CDS encoding asparaginase, which produces MTSRAKRHITPKLEVHLLREGIVESTHYIEATVCDDRGRVLSVAGNSETTSFVRSALKPFQALGVMSTGVLERYDLSDKDLAIICSSHQGTVEQARQVFNVLWRADIDPSALQCPIPEGGSSPLQHNCSGKHAGMLAVCQQRGWPLNTYLKRSSAVQKLILDKIGELLSIPGAELIGAHDDCGAPTYSMKLSQMAHLYAQLSSGKRLDLERILRSMTYYPTMVAGAGSFDTELMRLTEGELVSKAGAEGIQCIGRVGEGMGLAIKVLDGSKRAKSAVAIHILRQMGWISPSVAESLAENFMMLSNYKRLEVEGELVMS
- a CDS encoding L-threonylcarbamoyladenylate synthase, translating into MYRQQTAQILKANLQIVPTLIDYLEQGEVVLLPTDTVYTLVVNGLKPKAIAKLRKIKKFGQDQPLGILTRGNKAEEVAILNTSAKRMISHFPYPITMIVQAHPQLNREITQGFSKIFLSCPDPFIYDLVEQIPFPLVSATAKVGGEPIVSFDAAQRYFRDIIPLIVDGGRSRYGRRGTLIDFTVEYPTIMNFGPISVDDLRPLLPEIILPSHLMK
- the rsfS gene encoding ribosome silencing factor, with translation MTHYENTIANYSSNLTVIENTSDQQIQNLALTIAEAADDRKGSDITILKVTEISYLTDYFVIVTGFSRTQVKAIAEAIEEKVYQTHQQVPRQTEGKNDGNWVLQDFGDVIVHIFLPEEREFYNLEAFWGHAERLEFSSLEVTQSSRL
- a CDS encoding CGLD27 family protein — protein: MRESSLQVCPVPLEQQPVNEYEELKESWFFRWATLDNPLFWRKIAIVWTIGWLITSPIAAASFSPSQSVLPFVLFSNLGAGFILALILLQLFFGWHYVSDRLKKETIFYEESGWYDGQTWPKPPEMLTRDRLIVSYQINPILERLTRTTGILALFMAGDSMVWLCL
- a CDS encoding M67 family metallopeptidase; amino-acid sequence: MIFYDFLWLPEHIVNDLRFCFQKTSLVGSECCGLILGSYQKYIAHAQQLLPVHNVHQQKNSFMLPLHTYRQAKYISKKCNWDIIGIYHSHPNGKPYPSPMDVRGIENSDYPWLILAPACNKQAGLELVAFQPGTMKPITIHTKSALDTPFKN